A single Dunckerocampus dactyliophorus isolate RoL2022-P2 chromosome 2, RoL_Ddac_1.1, whole genome shotgun sequence DNA region contains:
- the si:ch73-103b11.2 gene encoding nucleoprotein TPR isoform X4, giving the protein MSFKENPCRKFQANIFNKSKCQNCFKPRESHLLNDEDLNQAKPVYGGWLLLAPEGTNFDNPLHRSRKWQRRFFILYEHGLLRYALDEMPSTLPQGTINMNQCSDVIDGASRTGQKNSLCILTPEKEHFIRAECKEIINGWQEALTVYPRTNKQNQKKKRKVEPPTQQGGVTTTQCFSIEDMNGHPSFCDRASHFFLSSSLPLLPSQTPIQEPGPAKVTVTSSGSSGGSIPCLPSSIASADHVPMSRATLWQEENRWSRATIPCSRSASCLSQLGQSQPDTTITTQDDGGTLSSGRKVRVESGYFSLEKTKSEPSPQPAQHSQPLHPPHYLPLSSSTSSCSLGAPSPRYNSEPEPPICPYPHSQDPLPSPDALVSPSYSTISSSQSSLDSEHSSATPTWEGRSGGGGSIASVSSGGGRVGRSGREYAALSDVPRARRLTYREAFHSEKKRQELRARTRSPGREEVARLFGEERRRSQVIGRFEESPNVERMDTSSSSELSSSVNNVQRQGRSERRYLDKHDMSLDAGKDHFVPDVSSSTFANLRRAKSLDRRVTESSMTPDLLNFKKGWMTKLYEDGMWKKHWFVLTDQSLRYYKDSIAEEASQLDGEIDLSTCYDVKEFPVQRNYGFQILCKEGACTLSAMTSGIRRNWIQAIMKNARPTIAPDVTRKNISLKLSVLKPRSIPEEKIKAQVLLEPCPQITPEPSPVPEPTKNDGHRQPTGNGASTPPSEPRKSRVRERRREGRSKTFDWSEFKIEKTDKTVKERADTVDLSSSLSTTTSCCSISSSPSSSMSSPVSTSALQSSCVSDTHPPSTVELTEKNNLRRGTVGANHLPNTATVTSTLNTTSPLQPPIPECQEQGKIEVDHPTAIHNVEEDKFTGTSGVQEEIEQRWHQVETTPLREEKQVPITSASGNPDRLPPHELAALLDKELGQKQKELDQLQRQNRLLKEQLEDALGREHSAREGYVLQNTTAPTSLPHRMPWKHLHKLNQDLQSELQSQKRKQDLTEQQIHTLKRSYTEAQDAVDHHEADIQALQAKLASALAEILASEQAVARMRNELKLEQERSKEQEEEHRHSEATLRAQLKDSEDRLREVEASLLERNQALRHLEHQQALQRDHTREIQRLQERLQEVTARLVATEEGQALKEERLRKEQHGIQESHERERQNLCRRIAEAETAQKGMEDRLLEAEQQVEALLRGQQASARVEYRQEMLKVQEELAQKTNTVESLRESVRRLEEERGLLTCRCQELLNQIAEADREVNKLRNRLEAEEADYCSLENSYERATQEFQRMSQFLREKEEEIRQTKEMYERLMERKEEDLREALVKMTVLGNSLEETEQKLQAKEDLLCQMSQGLVERVEPGSAEQDLKAKLVVAEDRIAELEQHLNDLQLGYSDLHSGRKQVQEQSKRERVFSSKNAAKMENSTDDKASQATKRPRIRFSNIQCQKYIDLDDPDSCHMSSTLEYTRQVDNQKDFDVAEALPPSDTPFSHASDSEKFISIVHALETKLLTTEEKLRNLTKNLQEQRTIHVEDVSKKDLNLVENHPYTDKDLKCACGPPVNNPYAKALHCVETSQNKVKAILSGTHDTTDSQLHSLSEVENELLSASMYIRHGQKTLEEQSPAPPQMSESLDKDTVHLFAKTLSFEALVLNKMALLVQSSDSDLVQTLTAMWEDIENIKSDDKDCLAIVYADVLTRKLMLENAFWKELEKETTPCEGSNVAKSQEASVAADADINTSAVFNTLIKAELSYSIQNLKLCYEDKFRQLKGELAEAHHNLQQREMALKAIIEASKRSDLKSVIKEVKSNFGFGKQKLADIRPPELAPYTEQIELQDARELAEKILERHFAEQVPSCGVDSIESLQDAHDSLATELQHQAAKLYKYAEEIQSSGNHPELAKMVNALLGPQTSNIFTSASLCMREALNQAQVAYVACRLRSMHERNVGWCKQTHQNMGVLVQQHACSVRAIHEKYRTSLQEERHNFSQTLAILQKENKTLKSEVSQRSNQLSQQQEQLMLLEEHFKMQTEELKQKHKQELNLAEKERASTELALVEATTNSQQKLKDLLLDMDTMKKQHLSHVRKLEEQFVQKISQLEHVYKEEIVKLHSQHEDNICNAQAEDPEVSHQPSFEASAPMEEEEQGSKEGAQIMSEVDTMVLLKDRIQELETQMNSMRDELENKHMEADVASLREKYQRDFESLKATCERGFAAMEDTHQKVIDDLQRQHQREISKLIEERERLLAEETAATIAAIEAMKNAHKEELEKTQRSQLSGQNSDIDELRSQYKEELQSIQRELEVLSEQYSQKCLENAHLAQALEAERQALRQCQRENQELNTHNQELNNRLSAEITRMRSCFSGETALSPVTQGKDVYELEVLLRIKESEIQYLKQEIHSLKDELQSALRDKKYATDKYKDIYTELSIVKAKADCDIGKLKEKLLIATEALGERTVDGTVTSGYDIMKSKSNPDFMKKEQSTLPKSSRGVRSKSLKEGLTVQERMKLFEAKNSKKI; this is encoded by the exons GGTGGAGTAACTACAACCCAGTGTTTTTCCATTGAGGACATGAATGGACACCCA tCTTTTTGTGACCGTGCCTCCCATtttttcctctcctcctcccttcCACTCCTTCCATCCCAAACCCCTATTCAGGAGCCGGGTCCCGCCAAAGTGACAGTGACCAGCAgtggcagcagtggcggcagcatCCCGTGCCTTCCCAGCAGCATTGCCAGTGCTGACCATGTCCCGATGAGCCGTGCCACTTTGTGGCAGGAGGAGAACCGCTGGAGTCGAGCCACCATCCCGTGCAGCCGCAGCGCCTCCTGTCTCAGTCAGCTTGGCCAGAGCCAACCAGACACTACTATCACTACTCAAGATG ATGGTGGCACACTGAGCAGTGGGCGTAAAGTACGCGTGGAAAGTGGTTACTTTTCCCTGGAAAAGACCAAGTCTGAGCCCTCTCCACAACCTGCACAGCATTCACAACCACTGCATCCACCCCACTATCTGCCCCTGTCCTCATCAACATCCTCCTGTTCTTTAGGAGCTCCCAGTCCCAGGTACAACTCTGAGCCCGAACCCCCGATTTGCCCCTATCCCCACTCCCAAGACCCTCTCCCCTCTCCAGATGCCCTTGTGTCCCCCAGTTACTCCACCATCAGCTCCTCCCAGAGCTCATTGGACTCTGAACACAGCAGTGCTACTCCCACCTGGGAGGGACGCAGTGGTGGTGGAGGGAGCATTGCTAGTGTGAGTAGTGGAGGGGGTAGAGTTGGTCGTTCAGGCAGGGAGTATGCGGCGCTGTCAGACGTGCCGCGGGCTCGCAGGCTGACCTACCGTGAAGCCTTTCATTCTGAGAAAAAGCGGCAAGAGCTTAGAGCACGCACACGGAGTCCTGGAAGAGAAGAGGTGGCTCGGCTGTTTGGGGAGGAGCGCAG GCGTTCCCAAGTCATCGGCCGATTTGAAGAGAGTCCAAATGTGGAGCGTATGGACACGAGCAGCTCCAGCGAGCTGTCATCAAGTGTCAACAATGTGCAGCGACAAGGCCGCAGTGAGAGACGCTATCTGGACAAACAT GACATGTCATTGGATGCAGGGAAGGACCACTTTGTCCCTGATGTGTCCAGCTCGACTTTTGCAAACTTAAGAAGGGCCAAGTCACTTGACCGCAGAGTCACAGAGTCCTCAATGACA CCAGATCTGCTGAACTTCAAAAAAGGATGGATGACCAAGCTGTACGAAGATGGAATG TGGAAGAAGCACTGGTTTGTTCTCACAGATCAAAGTCTGAGGTACTATAAGGACTCAATAGCTGAGGAG GCTTCACAACTAGATGGTGAGATTGATCTGTCGACATGTTATGATGTCAAAGAGTTTCCAGTCCAGAGGAATTATGGCTTCCAAATCCTG tgtAAAGAAGGAGCGTGCACCCTGTCAGCCATGACCTCCGGAATCCGTCGCAACTGGATTCAGGCCATCATGAAGAATGCTCGACCCACCATTGCCCCCGATGTCACTCG GAAAAACATCTCACTGAAACTATCCGTACTGAAGCCCAG ATCTATCCCTGAAGAGAAGATAAAAGCTCAGGTGCTGCTGGAGCCTTGTCCACAGATCACGCCTGAGCCCAGCCCCGTTCCTGAGCCTACCAAGAATGACGGCCACAGACAGCCAACCGGCAACGGTGCCTCCACACCTCCCTCCGAGCCTCGGAAAAGCAGGGTCCGCGAGCGCCGACGGGAGGGCCGCTCAAAGACTTTTGACTGGTCTGAGTTCAAAATTGAAAAGACAGACAAGACTGTGAAGGAGCGAGCGGACACAGTTGACCTCAGTTCATCCCTTTCCACCACCACCTCCTGCTGTTCTATTTCCTCTTCTCCTTCCTCGTCGATGTCCTCTCCTGTGTCTACCTCGGCCCTCCAGTCCTCCTGTGTATCAGACACTCACCCGCCGTCAACAGTAGAACTTACGGAAAAGAATAACCTTAGGAGGGGCACAGTCGGTGCCAACCACTTGCCAAATACTGCTACTGTCACTTCCACGTTGAACACTACATCGCCATTGCAGCCGCCCATACCTGAATGTCAAGAGCAAGGAAAGATAGAGGTAGACCACCCTACTGCCATTCACAATGTGGAGGAAGATAAGTTTACCGGAACCTCAGGTGTGCAGGAAGAGATCGAACAGCGATGGCATCAGGTTGAAACAACACCACTAAGGGAAGAGAAGCAGGTGCCCATCACTTCTGCTTCAGGGAACCCGGATAGATTGCCTCCACATGAGCTTGCTGCACTGCTAGACAAAGAG CTGGGACAGAAGCAGAAAGAACTGGACCAACTGCAGAGGCAGAACAGGCTTTTAAAAGAGCAGCTGGAAGATGCACTAGGAAGAGAACACAGTGCCAGAGAGGGTTATGTCCTTCAG AACACAACAGCCCCTACTTCCTTGCCACACAGAATGCCATGGAAACACTTGCACAAGCTCAACCAAGACTTGCAGAGCGAATTACAGTCCCAAAAGCGCAAGCAGGACCTCACTGAACAGCAGATACATACACTAAAGAGAAGCTACACTGAAGCCCAGGATGCAGTAGACCACCATGAGGCTGATATCCAGGCCCTGCAGGCGAAGCTGGCATCTGCACTGGCTGAAATCTTGGCAAGTGAACAAGCCGTGGCCCGCATGCGCAATGAACTCAAACTTGAACAAGAGCGTTCGAAGGAACAAGAGGAGGAGCACAGGCACAGCGAGGCCACATTGCGAGCCCAGCTAAAGGACAGTGAAGATAGACTCCGTGAGGTGGAGGCCAGCCTTTTAGAGAGGAACCAGGCCCTCAGGCATCTGGAGCACCAGCAGGCCCTGCAGCGAGACCACACCAGAGAGATACAGAGATTACAGGAAAGATTGCAAGAGGTGACTGCGCGGCTCGTTGCCACAGAGGAAGGTCAGGCACTGAAGGAGGAACGCCTGAGAAAAGAGCAGCATGGTATTCAGGAGAGTCACGAGAGGGAAAGACAAAATCTGTGCAGGAGAATAGCTGAAGCTGAAACGGCACAGAAGGGCATGGAGGACAGGCTGCTAGAGGCCGAACAGCAGGTGGAGGCCCTACTAAGAGGGCAGCAGGCTTCAGCAAGAGTAGAATACAGGCAGGAAATGCTAAAGGTGCAAGAGGAGCTTGCCCAGAAGACCAACACGGTAGAGTCATTGAGGGAGAGTGTACGCAGGCTAGAAGAAGAGAGAGGTCTGCTCACCTGCAGATGTCAGGAGCTCCTTAACCAGATTGCAGAGGCGGACCGGGAGGTCAATAAGCTTCGCAATCGCCTGGAAGCGGAAGAGGCAGATTACTGCTCTCTGGAGAACTCTTACGAGAGGGCCACCCAAGAATTTCAGAGAATGAGCCAATTCCTCCGAGAGAAAGAGGAAGAGATTCgacagacaaaggaaatgtaTGAAAGGCTGATGGAACGCAAGGAGGAGGACTTGAGAGAGGCACTTGTTAAAATGACAGTACTTGGCAACAGCTTGGAGGAAACTGAACAGAAGCTGCAAGCAAAGGAagaccttctttgtcaaatgaGTCAAGGTCTGGTAGAGAGAGTTGAACCCGGCAGTGCTGAACAAGATCTTAAAGCCAAGCTTGTGGTCGCAGAGGACCGCATCGCAGAGCTTGAGCAGCACCTCAATGACTTACAGCTGGGATATTCTGATCTACACTCAGGGAGGAAACAAGTCCAAGAACAAAGCAAACGGGAACGTGTCTTTTCTTCAAAAAATGCAGCTAAGATGGAGAATTCCACCGATGACAAGGCGTCTCAAGCGACCAAAAGACCAAGAATCCGTTTTTCTAATATCCAATGCCAAAAATACATTGACTTGGATGACCCGGATAGTTGCCATATGAGCAGTACACTtgaatatacaagacaagtagaTAACCAGAAAGACTTTGATGTAGCTGAAGCACTCCCCCCCTCAGATACCCCATTCTCACATGCTAGTGACTCTGAGAAGTTTATCTCCATTGTACATGCCCTAGAAACTAAACTGCTCACTACTGAGGAAAAACTGAGAAATCTAACTAAGAATCTACAGGAGCAACGTACCATTCATGTTGAAGATGTGTCCAAGAAAGATCTAAACTTGGTTGAAAACCATCCTTACACAGACAAAGATTTAAAATGTGCCTGTGGGCCGCCTGTGAACAATCCTTATGCAAAGGCCCTGCATTGTGTGGAAAcaagtcaaaataaagtcaagGCTATTCTGTCTGGCACTCACGATACCACTgattcacagcttcactcactGTCAGAGGTTGAAAATGAGCTGTTGAGTGCATCAATGTATATCCGCCATGGGCAAAAGACCTTGGAAGAACAATCACCTGCACCCCCTCAAATGTCAGAATCTTTGGATAAAGATACAGTTCATCTCTTTGCCAAGACACTTTCTTTTGAGGCTCTTGTTTTGAATAAAATGGCATTGCTGGTACAGTCCTCTGACTCTGACCTTGTCCAGACGCTGACAGCGATGTGGGAGGACATAGAGAACATTAAAAGTGATGACAAAGATTGTTTAGCTATAGTTTATGCAGATGTCTTGACCAGGAAGTTGATGTTGGAGAATGCATTCTGGAAGGAACTTGAGAAAGAGACGACACCGTGTGAAGGTTCAAATGTTGCCAAATCACAGGAGGCCAGTGTTGCAGCTGATGCAGACATAAATACATCAGCTGTATTTAATACTTTAATCAAAGCAGAACTGTCCTACTCCATTCAAAACCTCAAGCTTTGCTATGAAGACAAATTCAGGCAACTTAAAGGGGAGCTGGCTGAAGCTCACCACAATCTACAGCAAAGGGAAATGGCCTTGAAGGCGATTATTGAAGCCTCCAAAAGGTCCGATTTGAAAAGTGTGATCAAAGAAGTTAAAAGTAACTTTGGCTTCGGCAAACAAAAGTTGGCTGATATTCGCCCACCTGAACTTGCCCCGTACACTGAGCAGATTGAACTGCAAGATGCTCGTGAGCTTGCTGAAAAGATCTTAGAACGACATTTTGCAGAGCAAGTCCCATCTTGTGGTGTTGACTCCATAGAGTCTCTTCAAGATGCACATGACAGCTTGGCGACTGAGCTCCAACACCAAGCAGCAAAGCTGTACAAGTATGCTGAAGAAATACAAAGCAGTGGCAACCATCCTGAACTAGCTAAAATGGTCAATGCACTTTTAGGGCCCCAAACATCTAATATTTTTACAAGTGCCTCTCTTTGTATGCGAGAAGCCCTCAACCAGGCTCAGGTGGCATACGTGGCGTGCAGGCTACGCTCCATGCATGAACGAAATGTGGGTTGGTGTAAACAAACGCATCAGAACATGGGCGTCCTTGTGCAACAGCATGCCTGCAGCGTCAGGGCCATCCACGAGAAGTACCGAACATCTCTTCAGGAGGAGCGTCACAACTTTTCTCAAACACTGGCCATTCTTCAGAAGGAGAACAAAACTCTCAAGAGTGAAGTCAGCCAACGTTCTAACCAACTCTCACAACAGCAAGAACAGCTGATGCTCCTGGAAGAACATTTCAAGATGCAAACTGAGGAGCTGAAGCAGAAGCACAAGCAAGAGCTAAACCTAGCTGAGAAAGAGCGGGCCTCTACAGAGCTGGCCCTTGTGGAGGCCACGACAAACAGCCAGCAGAAGCTGAAGGATTTGCTGTTGGACATGGACACCATGAAGAAGCAGCACCTTAGTCATGTGAGGAAGTTGGAGGAACAATTTGTGCAGAAAATCTCTCAGCTTGAGCACGTCTACAAAGAGGAGATTGTAAAGCTGCATTCCCAGCATGAGGACAACATTTGTAATGCCCAAGCAGAAGATCCTGAGGTGTCCCACCAGCCTTCTTTTGAGGCCTCAGCACCaatggaagaggaggagcaagGGAGCAAGGAGGGTGCACAGATCATGTCAGAGGTGGACACCATGGTGCTGCTGAAGGACAGGATCCAGGAACTTGAGACTCAGATGAACAGCATGAGGGACGAACTGGAGAACAAGCACATGGAAGCAGATGTGGCCAGCCTGAGGGAGAAATACCAGAGAGACTTTGAAAGtcttaag GCCACATGTGAGCGTGGCTTTGCAGCAATGGAAGACACCCACCAGAAGGTGATTGACGACCTCCAGAGGCAGCATCAGAGGGAGATTTCTAAGCTCATAGAGGAGCGAGAGAGGCTCCTGGCCGAGGAGACTGCTGCCACTATCGCTG CTATTGAAGCTATGAAGAACGCACACAAAGAGGAGCTGGAGAAGACTCAGCGCTCCCAGCTCAGTGGACAGAACTCTGATATTGATGAACTGCGATCACAATACAA GGAGGAGCTGCAGTCTATCCAGAGGGAGCTGGAGGTTCTCTCTGAGCAGTATTCTCAGAAATGTCTGGAGAATGCCCATCTGGCTCAGGCCCTGGAGGCCGAGAGGCAGGCCCTCAGGCAGTGTCAGAGAGAGAACCAGGAGCTCAACACTCACAACCAG GAATTGAATAACCGTCTATCTGCGGAGATCACACGCATGCGCTCATGTTTCAGTGGTGAGACAGCGCTGTCACCGGTTACGCAGGGCAAAGATGTGTATGAACTGGAG GTGCTGCTTCGAATCAAGGAGTCAGAAATACAGTATCTTAAACAGGAAATTCACTCTTTGAAGGACGAACTGCAGTCGGCTCTTAGG GACAAGAAGTACGCCACAGACAAGTACAAAGACATCTACACAGAGCTGAGTATTGTGAAAGCCAAGGCAGACTGTGACATTGGCAAGCTGAAGGAAAAGCTGCTCATTGCCACTGAAGCCTTAGGGGAGAGGACTGTTGATGGGACTGTTACATCTGGATATG ATATCATGAAATCCAAAAGTAACCCTGACTTCATGAAAAAGGAACAATCAACCCTCCCCAAGTCATCCAGAGGTGTGAGGTCAAAG AGCCTAAAAGAGGGACTGACGGTGCAGGAGCGCATGAAGCTGTTTGAGGCAAAGAATTCCAAAAAGATTTAA